In Phragmites australis chromosome 18, lpPhrAust1.1, whole genome shotgun sequence, the genomic window GCGGTGCGGAGGCCGTAGAGGAGCTGGATGGAGGGGGTGTAGGGCCAGTAGCTGCCCATCTTGTAGAACTTGAGGTAGTCCTTCCAGTCGAAGAAGACGCGCACGGACTTGGCCGTCTTGCTGGCCTCCAGCGCCTTGGGGCTGGCGCACACGATGCCCAGACCCGTCGGCAGCGACAGCGCCTTCTGCGACCCCGTCAGCGCCACGTCCACGCCCCACTCGTCCATGCGGAAGTCCAGCGCGCAGATGGACGACACGCCGTCCACCAGCACCAGCGCCGGGTGCCGGTATGCGTCTGCAATTGAGCAATTCCATGCGTGCATCATAAGACCTCAGCGACTCACACGATCGAAAACATATGTATATCGGATGAATCAGGACACTgaccgaggagcttgcggactttGGAAAGGTCGTTGGTGACGCCGGTGGCGGTCTCGTTGTGGACGATAGCcactgccttgatggtgtggagGGTGTCCTGGCGGAGCTTGGCCTCGAGCACGGCGAGGTCGGCGCCCTGGCCCCAGTCGCTCTCCACCACGTCCACGTTGAAGCCCAGGCGCTGCTGCTGGTCGATCCAAAGCAGGCTGAACTGCCCGATCAGGAACGACACGATGCGGTCGCCCGGCGACAGCGTGTTCGTCAGCGCGCTCTCCCACGCGCCCGTCCCTGCACCGCACGTCCAGCGTTCATACGAACCATGCATCAGCACACTGACACTGTCACGCTTACTTGCAAGATGAACTGACGATGGAGCAACGGAGAGGTCAGTTGAGTAGAATACCGGTGGTGGGGATCATGAAGGGGGTGCCGGTGGTGgtcttgaagatcttcttgaCGTCCTCGAGGAGGACCTTGGTGAGGGCAGGCACGGCCGGCGAGCGGTAGTCCTCGTTCTGGCGGTTCATGGCGCGGATGACGGGGTCCGGGATGTTCACCGGCCCCGGGACGAACAGGTGGGTCCGGCCAGGACCGTACACGTAATCGGCCATC contains:
- the LOC133899737 gene encoding serine--glyoxylate aminotransferase, whose translation is MADYVYGPGRTHLFVPGPVNIPDPVIRAMNRQNEDYRSPAVPALTKVLLEDVKKIFKTTTGTPFMIPTTGTGAWESALTNTLSPGDRIVSFLIGQFSLLWIDQQQRLGFNVDVVESDWGQGADLAVLEAKLRQDTLHTIKAVAIVHNETATGVTNDLSKVRKLLDAYRHPALVLVDGVSSICALDFRMDEWGVDVALTGSQKALSLPTGLGIVCASPKALEASKTAKSVRVFFDWKDYLKFYKMGSYWPYTPSIQLLYGLRTALDLIFEEGLDNVIKRHNRLGTATRLAVEAWGLKNCTQKEEWFSDTVTAVVVPPYIDSSEIVKHAWKRYNLSLGLGLNKVAGKVFRIGHLGNLNELQLMACLSGVEMVLKDVGYPVKLGSGVAAAAAYLSNSTPLIPSRI